The Capsicum annuum cultivar UCD-10X-F1 unplaced genomic scaffold, UCD10Xv1.1 ctg74691, whole genome shotgun sequence sequence TTTCATCCCCTCTAATTTTTCCCCAATCTCCAAAGCATTAACCGGAGTCAGGCTGCCCCACCTAACAGTAGGCCGACCCTTCCTACCCCGCCTCATCCTGCCTTTTtggataaccaagtccatcaccattAGTCTATGCTAGGCCGCAAGGTTCTCACTCGGGATTACCTTATAATCCTTACACAATGCTCTATCCTCCTTCTTAAGCAGCAAAAAGTcgatctgagtcttggctatcctACTGCGGAAAGTGACCAAATGCTCTTTCTTCTTTGAAAAGCtagaattcactaccaccaacccaaagaccctcgcaaaatccaaaagAGCAGCTCCCTCAGTATTTCTAACCCCGAACCCAAAGCCTCCATGTACATCATCGTACCCTAACGGCAAAGACCCGATGTGCCTATTGAAATCACCACCTATGAAAAGCTTCTCCGAACTAGGTACACCtctaaccacctcatccaaaacctccccaaaactcttcttttctttctcgtCCAGGCCCACCTATGGCGCATATGCACTATAT is a genomic window containing:
- the LOC124894516 gene encoding uncharacterized protein LOC124894516, producing VGLDEKEKKSFGEVLDEVVRGVPSSEKLFIGGDFNRHIGSLPLGYDDVHGGFGFGVRNTEGAALLDFARVFGLVVVNSSFSKKKEHLVTFRSRIAKTQIDFLLLKKEDRALCKDYKVIPSENLAA